One Saimiri boliviensis isolate mSaiBol1 chromosome 5, mSaiBol1.pri, whole genome shotgun sequence genomic window carries:
- the OTOS gene encoding otospiralin, with translation MRARVALGLALCLLLGPLAGTKPVQEEGEPYAELPPMPYWPFSTSDFWNYVQHFQALGAYPQIEDMARTFFAHFPLGSTLGFHVPYQED, from the exons ATGCGGGCCCGTGTGGCGCTGGGGCTGGCACTCTGCCTGCTGCTGGGGCCTCTCGCAG GGACCAAGCCTGTGCAGGAGGAAGGAG AGCCCTACGCGGAGCTGCCGCCCATGCCCTACTGGCCTTTCTCCACCTCTGACTTCTGGAACTACGTGCAGCACTTCCAGGCCCTGGGGGCTTACCCCCAGATCGAGGACATGGCACGCACCTTCTTCGCGCACTTCCCCCTGGGGAGCACCCTGGGCTTCCACGTCCCCTATCAGGAGGACTGA